The proteins below come from a single Corynebacterium glyciniphilum AJ 3170 genomic window:
- a CDS encoding DsbA family oxidoreductase yields MNIDIWSDVACPWCYIGKRRFESALAAFPQRDEVTVTWHSYQLDPSLPEHDDRSEAEYLSTAKGMPVDQVRQMFGHVTEQAAAEGLEYDFDALVVANSMKAHQLIQLAKESEGKDATGAVDIVEEALFRAHFEDGEDIGSADVLTRIGVAAGLDAEDIAAELQSGSRIPAVQADVRRAASLGLNSVPTFVLDMNLAVPGAQPVEVFSRALEQQWERSHPAPATIPTVTGARDDASCGPEGCQL; encoded by the coding sequence GTGAACATCGATATCTGGTCCGACGTCGCCTGCCCCTGGTGCTATATCGGCAAACGCCGGTTTGAATCCGCTCTCGCAGCTTTTCCGCAGCGTGATGAGGTCACGGTGACCTGGCACTCCTACCAGCTCGACCCGTCGCTGCCCGAACACGACGACCGCTCCGAAGCGGAGTATCTCTCCACCGCCAAGGGAATGCCTGTCGACCAGGTCCGCCAGATGTTTGGTCACGTCACGGAACAGGCCGCCGCAGAGGGGCTGGAATACGACTTCGATGCACTGGTCGTCGCCAACTCGATGAAGGCCCACCAGCTGATCCAGCTGGCGAAGGAATCGGAGGGCAAGGACGCCACCGGCGCCGTGGACATCGTGGAGGAAGCCCTGTTCCGCGCCCACTTCGAGGACGGCGAAGACATCGGCTCGGCGGACGTCCTGACGCGCATCGGCGTCGCCGCAGGGTTGGACGCCGAGGACATCGCCGCCGAGCTGCAGAGCGGCTCACGGATCCCCGCCGTGCAGGCCGATGTCCGGCGGGCTGCGTCCCTCGGCCTGAACTCGGTTCCCACGTTTGTACTCGACATGAACCTCGCCGTTCCCGGCGCGCAGCCCGTCGAGGTGTTCAGCCGTGCCCTGGAGCAGCAGTGGGAACGCTCCCACCCGGCACCGGCAACCATCCCGACGGTCACCGGCGCCCGGGATGACGCCTCGTGCGGTCCGGAGGGCTGCCAGCTGTAG